The Rhodococcus antarcticus DNA segment CCCGGTGTCGACGTCGTCGCGGACGATGTAGGGCTCCACCACGACGCCCTGGCCCACCTCCAGTCCCTCGACGCCGTCGCCCAGAGCCGTGATCGTCCCGGAGAGCTCGTGGCCCAGGGTCACCGGCGCCTGTTCACCCGAGATCGGGTGGGGCGAGCCAGCAGGCGGGATGAAGATCGGCCCCTCGAGGTACTCGTGCAGGTCGGTGCCGCAGATCCCGCACCAGGCGACGTCGATGGCCACCGTCCCGGGGCGAAGCTCCGGCTCGGGGACCTCGTCGATGCGGATGTCGTGGCGGGCGTGATAGCGGGCAGCTCTCATGGCTGGTTCCTCCGGACGCGGGTGGATCATCCACGCTAGGGCTGTCCGCTGGCCGGGGCCAAGGCCCTTAGGTCCCGTGGTTTCCTGAGGCCCCACAGGTCCCCGGATGGTTTCGCTCGGCCTCCAGCAGCGACAGCAGGCGGGTGCCCTGACCGCTCGGCAACGTTGAGGACGTCGTTGTCGTAGGAGTACATCCTCGGCCTCGCGTGGTGGGTGCGGTGAGATGCCCACGACGGCCGCCAGGTGGATGTGGTGAGGGTGCCGCCCTGGTGATCCCGGTGGGCACGAGCCGTCGGGTCGTACGGACGTACGAGCATCTCGTGAACGGCCAGCTCTGGAACGCCGCGCGGGCCCGGCGGCAGCGGAAGGCGTTGGCGGAGGTGGCGTGCAGCTTCGTACAGGGGGATCAGCTTGTCGCCAGCACACCCACATCGTCGGCGAAGGTGAGCCGCGCCGCGGTGAGCTGCTGCAGCTCGTCGGCGGTGAGCCCGGGCGCCATCTCACGGACGACGAAGCCCGCGGGCGTCACATCCAGGACGGCGAGGTCGGTGAAGACCCGGTCGACCACACCGGCCGCGGTCAGCGGGTACGAGCACTGCGGCAGCAGCTTGGGACGTCCGTCCCGGGTGACGTGCGTAGTCATCACCAACACCCGCTTGGCCCCGACGGACAGGTCCATGGCGCCGCCCACGGCCGGCGGGTGCGTGAGGACGTCGGTGATCCAGTTCGCCAGGTCGCCGTGCTCGGAGACCTGGAAGGCGCCGAGCACGGTC contains these protein-coding regions:
- a CDS encoding 3-oxoacid CoA-transferase subunit B, whose amino-acid sequence is MQPLSATDVARRVAADIPDGSYVNLGIGMPTLVADVVGPDKEIIYHSENGILGMGPAPAPGEENPELINAGKQPVTLLPGGSFFHHTDAFMMMRGGHIDLTVLGAFQVSEHGDLANWITDVLTHPPAVGGAMDLSVGAKRVLVMTTHVTRDGRPKLLPQCSYPLTAAGVVDRVFTDLAVLDVTPAGFVVREMAPGLTADELQQLTAARLTFADDVGVLATS